The Paraphotobacterium marinum genome contains a region encoding:
- a CDS encoding P-II family nitrogen regulator has product MKKIEAIIKPFKLDDVREALSELGVSGMTVTEVKGFGRQKGHTELYRGAEYMVDFLPKVKLEIVVSNEMLDECIEKIVDSAHTGKIGDGKLFIQNIDRVIRVRTGEENEEAI; this is encoded by the coding sequence ATGAAAAAAATAGAAGCAATTATTAAGCCTTTTAAATTAGATGATGTACGAGAAGCTCTTTCAGAGCTAGGTGTGTCTGGAATGACTGTTACTGAAGTAAAAGGCTTTGGACGTCAAAAAGGACATACGGAGCTTTATAGAGGTGCAGAGTATATGGTTGATTTTTTGCCGAAAGTTAAGCTAGAAATTGTTGTTTCAAATGAGATGTTAGATGAATGTATAGAGAAGATTGTTGATTCTGCACATACTGGAAAAATAGGTGACGGTAAATTGTTTATTCAAAATATAGATAGAGTTATTCGGGTTCGTACTGGCGAAGAAAACGAAGAAGCTATTTAA
- the nrdR gene encoding transcriptional regulator NrdR, with protein sequence MHCPFCKNKETKVVDSRLVDHGSQVKRRRQCMKCDGRFTTFESAELFLPFILKRNGNREQFQIEKLKKGVLRSLEKRPVSTDVIEGMLADISFELRVKGEREIDSKFLGILVMDALKKIDHVAYIRFASVYLSFEDIGEFITEINKLKSH encoded by the coding sequence ATGCATTGTCCTTTTTGTAAAAATAAAGAGACTAAAGTAGTTGACTCTAGATTAGTGGATCATGGTTCACAGGTTAAAAGAAGAAGGCAATGCATGAAGTGTGATGGTAGGTTTACAACATTCGAAAGCGCTGAATTATTTTTACCTTTTATTTTAAAAAGAAATGGCAATCGGGAGCAATTCCAAATAGAAAAATTAAAAAAAGGAGTTTTAAGATCATTGGAAAAAAGACCTGTAAGTACTGATGTAATCGAAGGAATGCTAGCAGATATCTCCTTTGAATTAAGAGTTAAAGGTGAGAGAGAAATTGATTCGAAATTTTTGGGCATTCTTGTGATGGATGCTTTAAAAAAAATAGATCATGTTGCATACATACGCTTTGCATCAGTCTACTTATCATTTGAAGATATTGGTGAGTTTATTACAGAAATTAATAAATTAAAAAGTCACTAG
- the ribD gene encoding bifunctional diaminohydroxyphosphoribosylaminopyrimidine deaminase/5-amino-6-(5-phosphoribosylamino)uracil reductase RibD: protein MLDNVINKCIELLNYKKFFSNRNKVLILFTKEKIIYFDIEINLQTLIDKIPDKLLIPGSFDVFLSLEPTNKKDVFTFSSFLSNFNVSNIFIGTSVGGNDRKYKKVFSAEIDYYYKSYLFTMNNDSPSVTLKLGVSLDGKIALANGESKWITSKKSRADVQLYRASCDALISSSTTIIKDNASLNVRINEFPQIVRMETDESTINEPIIVILDRQNNLTPNLNVFKKNKNIIIFNLVKNDNIIDSNIIQIQIPREYCKENKIDLSYVLKTLKDFNIDQVLIECGSKLASSFLKQRKVNELVLYQAPKIMGGDSFSMFGPMGYTNMNEVIKLSILDITLIGEDLKTVYEVKYE from the coding sequence ATGTTAGATAATGTAATTAACAAATGTATTGAGCTGCTCAATTATAAAAAATTTTTTTCTAACAGAAACAAAGTTCTAATTCTTTTCACAAAAGAAAAAATAATTTATTTTGATATTGAAATAAATTTACAGACACTTATAGATAAAATTCCGGATAAATTATTAATACCTGGTTCCTTTGATGTTTTCCTTTCTTTAGAACCGACAAATAAAAAAGATGTTTTTACATTTAGTAGCTTTTTAAGTAACTTCAATGTGAGTAACATTTTTATAGGGACATCTGTTGGAGGCAATGACAGAAAGTATAAGAAAGTCTTTTCTGCTGAAATTGATTATTATTATAAATCTTACCTTTTCACAATGAACAATGACTCACCTTCAGTTACGCTTAAATTAGGTGTAAGTTTAGATGGAAAAATTGCTCTTGCTAATGGAGAAAGCAAATGGATAACGTCAAAAAAATCGAGAGCAGATGTTCAATTGTACAGGGCTAGTTGCGATGCATTAATATCATCAAGCACAACTATTATAAAAGACAATGCAAGCTTGAACGTAAGGATAAATGAGTTTCCTCAAATAGTTAGAATGGAAACTGATGAAAGTACTATAAATGAGCCAATTATTGTTATTTTAGATAGACAAAATAACTTAACACCCAATTTAAATGTTTTTAAAAAGAACAAAAATATTATTATTTTTAATTTAGTTAAAAATGATAATATTATAGACTCAAATATTATTCAAATTCAGATTCCAAGAGAATATTGTAAAGAAAATAAAATAGACTTGAGCTATGTACTCAAAACCCTTAAAGATTTCAATATAGATCAAGTTTTAATTGAATGTGGCTCAAAACTTGCTTCTTCATTTTTGAAACAAAGAAAAGTTAATGAATTAGTACTTTACCAGGCACCGAAGATTATGGGAGGGGATTCTTTTAGTATGTTTGGTCCTATGGGATATACTAATATGAATGAAGTTATTAAATTGAGTATTTTAGATATTACTTTAATAGGGGAAGATCTAAAAACTGTCTATGAGGTTAAGTATGAGTAA
- the ribB gene encoding 3,4-dihydroxy-2-butanone-4-phosphate synthase has product MKFSSIEEILDDFKQGKMVIMVDDEDRENEGDLIVASEKISPDKINFMSKYGRGLICLTLTSEKTDALNLPLMVSNNSEQYGTNFTVSIEAAKGVTTGISAHDRATTVLAAIDNNATEMDIVMPGHIFPLRAQPGGVLTRAGHTEAGCDLARLSGLTPSSVIVEILNDDGTMARRDDLMKFSKLHKIKIGTIADLIEYRNIKETTIEKISEIDVDTMHGIFSLHTYKDLIDGRLHYALKKGDIGSNTLVRVHLQDTMADIFQIKNFSDSLWSLQSSMKKISEEGGVLVFISNEQKEANFLNKVKKNEINSRTCQQVSRNIGVGSQILSDLNVSTMRLISSSDQKYHALSGFGLEITEYITK; this is encoded by the coding sequence ATAAAATTTAGTTCAATTGAAGAAATTTTGGATGACTTCAAACAAGGCAAGATGGTAATAATGGTTGATGATGAAGACCGAGAAAACGAGGGAGATTTGATTGTTGCATCTGAAAAGATCTCGCCTGATAAGATAAACTTCATGAGTAAATATGGACGTGGTCTAATTTGTTTAACTTTGACTTCTGAAAAAACTGATGCACTGAACTTGCCATTGATGGTTTCAAATAATTCTGAGCAATATGGTACAAATTTTACGGTTTCCATTGAAGCTGCTAAAGGTGTAACAACTGGAATATCGGCACATGATCGCGCGACTACAGTTTTAGCAGCGATTGATAATAATGCTACAGAGATGGATATTGTTATGCCAGGTCATATTTTTCCCCTTCGAGCACAACCAGGAGGTGTTCTAACACGTGCAGGGCACACAGAAGCTGGCTGTGATTTGGCTAGATTATCTGGATTAACTCCCTCTAGCGTGATTGTTGAAATCCTAAATGATGATGGAACTATGGCTAGAAGAGACGATTTAATGAAATTTTCAAAGTTACATAAAATCAAGATAGGTACTATTGCTGATTTAATCGAATATAGAAATATTAAAGAAACTACTATTGAAAAAATTTCTGAAATTGATGTTGATACAATGCATGGTATTTTTTCGCTTCACACTTACAAAGATTTAATTGATGGTCGTCTTCACTATGCCCTTAAAAAGGGAGATATAGGTTCCAATACATTGGTTAGAGTTCATTTGCAAGATACAATGGCTGATATTTTTCAAATAAAAAACTTTTCAGATAGTTTGTGGTCTCTTCAAAGCTCAATGAAAAAAATCTCTGAAGAAGGTGGGGTTTTAGTTTTTATTAGTAATGAACAAAAAGAAGCTAATTTTTTAAATAAAGTTAAGAAAAATGAAATTAATAGTCGTACATGTCAACAAGTTTCAAGAAACATTGGAGTTGGTTCCCAAATATTGTCCGACTTAAATGTTTCAACTATGAGGTTAATATCTTCCAGTGATCAAAAGTACCACGCTTTGTCAGGTTTTGGTTTAGAAATTACTGAGTATATAACTAAATAA
- the ribH gene encoding 6,7-dimethyl-8-ribityllumazine synthase, which produces MNIIEGGFINKEAKVAIVIARFNSFINESLLIGAKEVLLRQGCLDEKNITIVKCPGAYEIPLITKKIAKTKKYDAIIALGSVIRGGTPHFEYVSSACNSGLMNVGLEHEVPVAFGVLTVDSIEQAIERAGTKAGNKGEEAALSALEMISVLSKI; this is translated from the coding sequence ATGAATATTATTGAAGGTGGTTTTATTAATAAAGAAGCAAAAGTTGCTATTGTCATAGCAAGATTTAATAGCTTTATCAATGAAAGTCTTTTGATAGGTGCCAAAGAGGTTTTGTTGAGACAAGGCTGTTTAGATGAAAAGAATATTACAATTGTCAAATGCCCTGGTGCTTATGAAATTCCTTTAATTACAAAAAAAATTGCAAAAACAAAAAAATATGATGCTATTATTGCTCTAGGTAGTGTTATTAGAGGAGGTACACCTCATTTCGAATATGTGTCCAGTGCTTGTAACTCAGGTTTAATGAATGTTGGATTGGAGCATGAAGTTCCAGTTGCCTTCGGTGTTTTGACTGTAGATTCAATAGAGCAAGCTATTGAAAGAGCTGGAACAAAAGCTGGAAATAAAGGTGAAGAAGCGGCTTTAAGCGCCCTTGAAATGATTAGTGTCCTATCAAAAATTTAA
- the nusB gene encoding transcription antitermination factor NusB: protein MSKRMKPQARRNARHFATQAIYSWQITQDNPEYIKNLFLSKEKLDEEQYHESEPSFTDKNTDIDYFEKIFSGVIDNYSKLDSKMMPFLSRPIQDLDFMELAILRLSMFELLFCKDVPYKVVINESIELAKTFASDDSHKFVNGVLDKAIIYTRKDERV from the coding sequence ATGAGTAAAAGAATGAAACCTCAAGCTAGAAGAAATGCAAGACATTTTGCTACACAAGCAATATATTCATGGCAAATTACCCAAGATAATCCGGAATATATTAAAAATCTTTTTTTATCTAAAGAAAAGTTAGATGAAGAGCAGTATCATGAGTCTGAACCAAGCTTCACCGATAAAAATACAGACATTGACTATTTTGAAAAAATATTTTCTGGAGTGATTGATAATTACTCTAAGCTTGATAGTAAAATGATGCCATTTCTTTCAAGGCCAATTCAAGATTTAGATTTTATGGAATTAGCTATTTTAAGACTATCAATGTTTGAGTTATTATTTTGTAAAGATGTACCCTATAAAGTAGTAATTAATGAGTCAATTGAATTAGCAAAAACATTTGCATCGGATGATAGTCATAAATTTGTAAATGGCGTATTAGATAAAGCTATCATTTATACAAGAAAAGATGAAAGAGTTTGA
- a CDS encoding thiamine-phosphate kinase, whose product MKEFELIEKYFKNQSFSRSDVLKGIGDDCAVLNPSSKIVVSTDTLVEGTHFLKNITPYDLGYKSLAVNLSDIAAMCCNPSWALLSITLPNISEMWMRDFVLDIRCF is encoded by the coding sequence ATGAAAGAGTTTGAGTTAATCGAAAAGTACTTTAAAAATCAGAGTTTCTCTAGAAGTGACGTTCTAAAGGGGATTGGTGATGATTGTGCAGTTTTAAATCCTTCTTCTAAAATAGTTGTTTCAACAGATACTCTTGTAGAAGGAACTCATTTTCTTAAAAATATTACCCCTTATGATTTGGGGTATAAATCCTTAGCTGTTAATCTCAGTGATATTGCAGCAATGTGCTGTAATCCTAGTTGGGCCTTATTATCGATTACATTACCAAATATTTCTGAAATGTGGATGAGAGATTTTGTGCTGGATATAAGGTGCTTTTAG
- the thiL gene encoding thiamine-phosphate kinase has translation MLLEQHNVQLVGGDTTKGPLSITWTVMGSSQNKIALRSSAKVDELVFVTGNIGDSFVGLEVLLNHPTEMQEEVKDYFIRKHLHPVPRIDLAQKLRTFISACIDVSDGLYSELSHIAEKSNKHICIDIEKLPTSKNYKKLGYGEEIALSSGEEYELCFTAPKENFQEIQKISKITNINISCIGTVCEGKGVSFKKDEKEIKSLNLKTYEHFSSY, from the coding sequence GTGCTTTTAGAACAACATAATGTGCAGTTAGTAGGTGGTGATACCACTAAAGGCCCCTTAAGTATTACTTGGACAGTTATGGGTAGTAGTCAAAACAAAATTGCATTAAGATCATCTGCTAAAGTTGATGAACTAGTATTCGTTACTGGCAATATTGGTGATAGTTTTGTTGGTTTAGAGGTTTTATTAAATCACCCTACAGAAATGCAAGAAGAAGTTAAAGACTATTTTATTAGAAAGCATTTGCATCCTGTTCCTAGAATTGATTTAGCACAAAAATTAAGAACATTTATTTCTGCTTGTATTGATGTTTCTGATGGGTTGTATAGTGAACTAAGTCATATTGCTGAAAAATCAAACAAACATATTTGTATTGATATTGAAAAATTACCTACTTCTAAAAATTATAAAAAATTAGGCTATGGTGAAGAAATAGCTCTGTCTAGTGGTGAAGAATATGAGTTGTGTTTTACGGCACCAAAAGAGAACTTTCAAGAGATTCAAAAAATTTCTAAAATAACTAATATAAATATATCTTGTATTGGAACTGTCTGTGAAGGAAAAGGAGTAAGTTTTAAAAAAGATGAGAAAGAAATAAAATCCTTAAATTTAAAAACTTACGAGCACTTTTCTAGTTATTAA
- the dxs gene encoding 1-deoxy-D-xylulose-5-phosphate synthase — MNNTTNFTYTLLDKINNSNDLKCIPLSSLPDLCQEIRTFLLETLNEGGGHFASGLGAIELTVALHYCYETPFDQILWDVGHQAYPHKILTGRKSKLNTIKKLNGLHPFPWREESDYDVLSVGHSSTSISAGLGISIAAQKEGKGRKVVSVIGDGAITAGMAFEAMNHAGDIKPNYLVILNDNEMSISENVGALNKNLNRFLSGDLYSNFREDSKRLLNNIPPLKHFAKKAEEHIKGMVIPGTMFEELGFNYIGPVDGHDVLELVNIFSKIKKLKGPQFLHILTKKGKGFKPAEIDPIRYHAVNPNFNSSDIKQKPKKESKILSTYSEIFGKWLCDKASKNNKIVAITPAMKEGSGLVDFAQNYPEQFFDVAIAEQHAVTLSAGLAIGGLKPVVAIYSTFLQRGYDQLIHDVALMNLPVIFAIDRAGVVGPDGPTHQGMFDISFTRCIPNLCILTPSDKFSTLGLLDLCLTLKSPVCIRYPRGKALEYKKYKEKIKFEVGVSQTLHEGTKIAVLNFGSLLNTLENVCVKLNATLVDMLFVKPLDTAMLDRVIKEHDYIITVEDNVIKGGAGSAVIEYMMSTKNIKPTLQLGLPDNFIEQGSQEQIYKKLGLDSEGIIKK; from the coding sequence ATGAATAATACTACAAATTTCACATATACTCTTTTAGATAAGATTAATAACTCAAATGATTTGAAATGTATCCCCCTTTCATCTTTACCTGATTTATGTCAAGAAATTAGAACCTTTCTATTAGAAACGTTAAATGAAGGCGGGGGACACTTTGCATCTGGTTTAGGTGCTATTGAGTTAACTGTTGCTCTTCATTATTGTTATGAAACACCTTTTGATCAAATACTATGGGATGTTGGGCACCAGGCATATCCCCATAAAATATTAACTGGCAGAAAAAGTAAACTTAACACTATAAAAAAGCTGAATGGTTTGCATCCATTTCCCTGGAGAGAGGAAAGTGATTACGATGTATTATCTGTGGGTCATTCATCCACTTCAATCAGTGCAGGGCTTGGAATTTCTATAGCGGCTCAAAAAGAAGGAAAAGGCAGAAAAGTCGTCAGTGTAATTGGTGATGGTGCAATAACTGCGGGTATGGCTTTTGAAGCTATGAATCATGCTGGAGATATTAAACCAAATTATCTTGTAATATTAAATGATAATGAGATGTCAATATCAGAGAATGTTGGTGCATTGAATAAAAATTTAAATCGCTTTTTATCTGGAGATTTATACTCAAATTTTAGGGAAGATAGCAAACGACTATTAAACAATATCCCTCCCCTCAAACACTTTGCAAAAAAGGCAGAGGAACATATTAAAGGCATGGTAATCCCAGGAACTATGTTCGAGGAATTAGGTTTTAATTATATTGGGCCAGTAGATGGACATGACGTTTTAGAACTTGTAAATATTTTTTCAAAAATAAAAAAACTTAAGGGACCACAATTTCTTCACATTTTAACTAAAAAAGGTAAAGGTTTTAAACCTGCTGAAATTGATCCTATTAGATATCATGCAGTAAACCCAAACTTTAACTCTTCAGACATCAAACAAAAACCAAAAAAAGAGTCCAAAATACTATCAACATATTCTGAGATTTTTGGGAAATGGTTGTGTGATAAAGCTTCAAAAAATAATAAGATAGTTGCAATAACACCCGCAATGAAAGAAGGATCAGGATTAGTTGATTTTGCACAAAATTACCCTGAACAATTTTTTGATGTAGCCATTGCAGAGCAACATGCTGTGACATTATCTGCGGGTCTTGCTATTGGGGGATTAAAGCCAGTTGTTGCTATCTATTCAACTTTTCTTCAGCGTGGATATGACCAACTTATTCATGATGTGGCTCTTATGAACCTACCTGTTATATTTGCAATTGATAGAGCTGGTGTTGTTGGTCCTGATGGTCCCACTCATCAGGGTATGTTTGATATATCATTTACACGATGCATCCCAAATTTATGTATATTGACACCTAGTGATAAATTTTCCACTTTGGGTTTATTAGATTTATGTTTAACATTAAAATCCCCTGTTTGTATTAGATACCCAAGAGGCAAAGCTCTGGAGTATAAAAAGTATAAAGAGAAAATTAAGTTTGAAGTAGGTGTTTCCCAAACATTACATGAAGGAACTAAAATAGCAGTTTTAAATTTTGGTAGTTTACTAAATACTCTAGAAAATGTTTGTGTAAAATTAAATGCAACGCTTGTTGATATGCTATTTGTCAAACCTTTAGATACTGCTATGTTAGATAGAGTCATTAAAGAGCATGACTACATTATCACCGTTGAAGATAATGTAATAAAAGGAGGTGCTGGATCAGCCGTTATTGAATATATGATGTCAACAAAAAATATTAAACCCACTCTACAATTAGGCCTCCCCGATAATTTCATTGAACAAGGTTCTCAGGAACAAATCTATAAAAAGTTAGGTTTAGATTCTGAAGGTATTATAAAAAAATAA
- a CDS encoding polyprenyl synthetase family protein: MKNQPFSFEIYSKKIHENMSFFLNQLPNQDQELIQSIKYSCLNGGKHVRGILVYLIAELFQVTSSNVDKIAISVELMHTYSLIHDDLPAMDDDDIRRGQPSNHIKFNQATAILAGDALQALSFEILTQLTIKPHYIIRLIELLSNSVGTKGMCLGQSLDILNENKTIDLNTLKKIHQLKTGALFKSSILMGAIVSGDESKKYLNSLSHFGETIGLFFQVQDDILDITSTTDELGKPQGSDQKIYKSTFPSLLGLDEAIVYANELQEKCLFIINQLPGNKEKLIHLIKILSKRKK, encoded by the coding sequence ATGAAAAATCAACCATTTAGTTTTGAGATATATTCTAAAAAAATTCATGAAAATATGAGTTTTTTTTTAAATCAATTGCCTAATCAGGATCAAGAGTTAATTCAATCTATTAAGTATTCTTGTTTGAATGGAGGTAAACACGTAAGAGGCATATTGGTCTATCTAATAGCCGAGTTATTTCAAGTTACTTCTTCAAACGTTGATAAAATTGCTATTTCTGTTGAGTTAATGCATACCTATTCTTTGATACATGATGATTTGCCAGCTATGGATGACGATGATATCAGAAGAGGACAGCCAAGTAATCACATAAAATTTAATCAAGCCACCGCTATTCTTGCGGGTGACGCACTTCAAGCATTAAGCTTTGAAATATTGACACAACTTACTATTAAGCCTCATTATATTATTAGACTAATTGAATTGCTTTCTAACTCAGTAGGTACAAAAGGAATGTGTTTAGGTCAATCATTAGATATTTTAAACGAAAATAAAACAATTGATCTGAATACTCTAAAAAAAATACACCAACTTAAAACTGGAGCACTTTTTAAATCTTCTATTCTTATGGGAGCTATAGTATCTGGTGATGAAAGTAAAAAATATTTAAACTCTTTATCTCATTTTGGCGAAACAATAGGCTTATTTTTTCAAGTCCAAGATGACATTTTAGATATTACAAGTACAACTGACGAACTTGGTAAACCGCAAGGCTCAGATCAAAAGATATATAAGAGCACATTCCCATCTTTATTAGGGCTTGATGAGGCAATCGTATATGCAAATGAACTTCAAGAAAAATGTTTGTTTATAATAAACCAACTTCCTGGAAATAAAGAGAAGTTAATACATTTAATCAAAATACTTTCGAAACGAAAAAAATAA
- the xseB gene encoding exodeoxyribonuclease VII small subunit, protein MSKKIENLSFEESLNYLDSIIKELESNDITLEESLKKYEEGIAVARSNQKN, encoded by the coding sequence ATGTCCAAGAAAATTGAAAATTTAAGCTTTGAAGAATCTTTAAATTATTTAGACTCAATTATTAAGGAATTAGAGTCAAATGATATTACTTTAGAAGAATCTCTAAAAAAATATGAAGAAGGAATTGCTGTAGCTAGATCTAATCAAAAAAATTAG
- a CDS encoding type 1 glutamine amidotransferase family protein: MCTRRWIFSEYTASNIASQEFLKQHIYEKKLLALSGSSAYFIKSNMDYFKSAISTCSPCFWDKISTNNLRKKRVTYDKIHNLITSQGPGTVMELALEIIKLKINKIEASKIADNLIVWPNMHYGIMPK; this comes from the coding sequence GTGTGTACCAGGAGGTGGATTTTTTCTGAATATACTGCTTCAAATATTGCATCACAAGAGTTTTTAAAGCAACATATTTATGAAAAAAAACTACTAGCTTTATCCGGTTCATCTGCATATTTCATTAAAAGTAATATGGATTATTTTAAAAGTGCGATATCTACATGCTCTCCATGTTTTTGGGATAAAATATCTACAAATAATTTAAGAAAAAAAAGAGTTACATATGATAAAATTCATAACCTCATAACAAGTCAAGGTCCTGGTACTGTGATGGAGCTTGCTCTTGAAATTATAAAACTTAAGATTAATAAAATAGAAGCTTCTAAAATAGCTGATAACCTAATCGTATGGCCAAATATGCACTATGGAATTATGCCAAAGTAA
- a CDS encoding DJ-1/PfpI family protein, whose translation MIEPELKKRLNIAIIVSDYADELEVITLCSIFRLAKSSVKLLHNGPTKRESFTGLYGNKVQVDSHLLELLNEGFDLVCVPGGGFFLNILLQILHHKSF comes from the coding sequence ATGATAGAACCTGAACTAAAAAAAAGATTAAATATTGCTATTATAGTATCTGACTATGCTGATGAGCTTGAAGTGATAACATTATGTTCAATATTTAGATTAGCTAAATCTAGCGTTAAGCTTTTACATAATGGACCAACAAAACGAGAAAGTTTTACGGGGTTATACGGAAATAAAGTTCAAGTTGATTCTCATCTTTTAGAATTGTTAAACGAAGGCTTTGATCTAGTGTGTGTACCAGGAGGTGGATTTTTTCTGAATATACTGCTTCAAATATTGCATCACAAGAGTTTTTAA
- a CDS encoding 2-dehydropantoate 2-reductase: MNISIIGNGAIGSLLAHKLVNIGNFPHLWDKTNNPIIQSHLINLNGKKTTHTFKANNSTLLIKSDTIFICLKAHAILKSMHVLQKYISYKTNLIFVHNGIISREKLNKLYPYNSKFIMVTSLAAQKLNLNTVRHTGDNFSWIGAINKSYNSQKVISRLINLNFIKLNSAPQIYNIQLKKLCINMIINYITTVNDCKNGALAQKKYNQLILDLSTECRNILEKEQFNIELEEILAITYEVIQKTQNNTSSMLQDKINNRKTEADYISGYFIELAHKHNLEIPLIISYHNKIKQLQERIGHDRT, translated from the coding sequence ATGAACATTTCAATTATTGGTAATGGCGCAATTGGTAGCTTACTTGCTCACAAACTCGTAAATATAGGAAATTTTCCTCACTTATGGGATAAGACTAATAATCCAATTATCCAAAGCCATTTAATAAATTTAAATGGTAAAAAGACAACCCACACATTCAAAGCTAATAATTCCACATTACTAATCAAAAGTGATACAATTTTTATTTGTCTAAAAGCACATGCAATTTTAAAATCTATGCATGTTTTGCAAAAATATATATCTTATAAAACCAACCTGATTTTTGTACATAATGGTATAATATCTAGAGAAAAATTAAACAAACTTTACCCTTATAACTCAAAATTTATTATGGTCACCAGTTTAGCTGCGCAGAAATTAAATTTAAATACAGTTCGACATACTGGGGATAATTTTTCGTGGATTGGAGCCATTAATAAGAGCTATAATTCTCAAAAAGTTATATCTCGTTTAATAAATCTAAACTTTATCAAATTGAACTCAGCTCCTCAAATATACAATATTCAGTTAAAAAAACTATGTATAAATATGATTATTAACTATATAACTACTGTAAATGATTGCAAAAATGGTGCATTGGCACAAAAAAAATATAATCAATTGATTTTAGATCTATCAACTGAATGCCGAAATATTTTAGAAAAAGAACAATTTAACATCGAGTTAGAAGAAATTTTGGCAATCACTTATGAAGTCATACAAAAAACCCAAAATAACACTTCTTCTATGTTACAAGACAAAATTAATAATAGGAAAACTGAAGCTGATTACATAAGTGGTTATTTTATTGAGTTAGCACATAAACATAACCTAGAAATACCTTTAATTATTTCATATCATAACAAAATTAAACAATTACAAGAAAGAATAGGCCATGATAGAACCTGA
- a CDS encoding 23S rRNA (guanine(1835)-N(2))-methyltransferase RlmG: MKELKEITKELEKLNLKRYPNQELLRAWDAADELIIQKMQTMELEGLKIIIVNDAFGALTRYFQHLDVTTYIDSYLSLSALRLNNPIKKFKLISELDDIKENYDLIVIKIPKNLSFLREILNKFSSLSPKSNFISAGMAKYLTRNTYNLYTHTFKDANISLTQKKAKLIFSSNAIKIQKRKLILKRF; encoded by the coding sequence ATGAAAGAACTTAAAGAAATTACAAAAGAATTAGAGAAGTTAAACTTAAAACGATATCCAAATCAAGAACTCCTCAGAGCATGGGATGCTGCTGATGAACTCATTATTCAAAAAATGCAGACAATGGAATTAGAAGGATTAAAAATTATAATTGTGAATGATGCTTTTGGTGCTTTAACTAGATATTTTCAACACTTGGATGTGACAACATACATTGACTCATACTTAAGCTTAAGTGCTCTACGACTGAATAATCCGATAAAAAAATTTAAACTGATTTCTGAACTTGATGATATTAAAGAAAACTATGATTTAATTGTTATAAAAATTCCCAAAAATTTAAGTTTTTTACGAGAAATCCTAAACAAATTTTCATCATTGTCACCAAAGAGTAATTTTATTTCTGCAGGGATGGCTAAATATTTAACTCGAAATACTTATAATTTATATACTCATACATTTAAGGATGCAAATATTAGTCTAACTCAAAAAAAAGCAAAATTAATATTTAGTAGCAATGCTATCAAAATACAAAAAAGAAAATTAATTTTAAAGAGGTTTTAA